One genomic segment of Nonomuraea coxensis DSM 45129 includes these proteins:
- the fusA gene encoding elongation factor G, with the protein MAHIDAGKTTTTERILFYTGINYKLGEVHEGAATMDWMEQEQERGITITSAATTCEWLGHTINIIDTPGHVDFTIEVERSLRVLDGAVAVFDGVAGVEPQSETVWRQADRYNVPRICFVNKMDRVGAEFHRCVDMMVSRLGATPAVIQLPWGVEADFKGVIDLIKMKGLIWSAEAAKGEMYDTVDIPADHADAAREWRDRLIETVAENDDELMELFLEGTEPSEEQLVAALRRATLASAINPVLCGTAFKNKGVQPLLDAIVAYLPAPTDIPAFKGHAVGNEDKVVERHADPTEPFSALAFKIASDPHLGKITYIRVYSGTLESGSQVINSVKGKKERIGKIYQMHANKREERPTAIAGQIVAVMGLKDTTTGDTLSDPSNQVVLESMTFPAPVINVAIEPKTKGDQEKLSTAIQRLAEEDPSFQVRRDEETGQTVIWGMGELHLEILVDRMRREFKVEANVGRPQVAYRETIRRKVEKIDYTHKKQTGGSGQFARVIIDLEPLGEGNDGYEFENKVTGGRVPREYIPSVDAGAQEAAEFGVLAGYPMVGVKVTLQDGAAHDVDSSEMAFKIAGSMAFKEAARKADAVLLEPMMAVEVTTPEDYMGDVIGDLNGRRGQIQAMDERAGARVVQALVPLSEMFGYVGDLRSKTQGRASYSMQFDSYAEVPPGIAKEIVAKARGE; encoded by the coding sequence CGGGCAAGACCACCACGACCGAGCGCATCCTGTTCTACACCGGCATCAACTACAAGCTCGGTGAGGTCCACGAGGGCGCAGCCACCATGGACTGGATGGAGCAGGAGCAGGAGCGCGGCATCACCATCACGTCCGCCGCGACGACCTGCGAGTGGCTCGGTCACACGATCAACATCATCGACACCCCTGGTCACGTCGACTTCACCATCGAGGTGGAGCGTTCGCTCCGCGTCCTCGACGGCGCGGTCGCCGTGTTCGACGGCGTCGCCGGTGTTGAGCCCCAGTCAGAGACGGTGTGGCGTCAGGCGGACCGCTACAACGTCCCGCGCATCTGTTTCGTGAACAAGATGGACCGGGTCGGCGCGGAGTTCCACCGCTGCGTCGACATGATGGTCAGCCGTCTGGGCGCCACGCCGGCCGTCATCCAGCTCCCGTGGGGCGTTGAGGCCGACTTCAAGGGCGTCATCGACCTCATCAAGATGAAGGGCCTCATCTGGAGCGCCGAGGCGGCCAAGGGCGAGATGTACGACACCGTCGACATCCCGGCCGACCACGCCGACGCCGCCCGTGAGTGGCGCGACCGCCTCATCGAGACGGTCGCCGAGAACGACGACGAGCTGATGGAGCTCTTCCTCGAGGGCACCGAGCCCTCCGAGGAGCAGCTCGTGGCGGCCCTGCGCCGCGCGACGCTGGCCAGCGCCATCAACCCGGTCCTGTGCGGCACCGCGTTCAAGAACAAGGGCGTGCAGCCCCTGCTCGACGCGATCGTGGCCTATCTCCCGGCGCCGACCGACATCCCGGCCTTCAAGGGCCACGCGGTCGGCAACGAGGACAAGGTCGTCGAGCGCCACGCGGACCCGACCGAGCCGTTCTCCGCTCTGGCCTTCAAGATCGCCAGCGACCCGCACCTGGGCAAGATCACCTACATCCGCGTCTACTCGGGCACGCTCGAGTCCGGTTCACAGGTCATCAACTCTGTGAAGGGCAAGAAAGAGCGGATCGGCAAGATCTACCAGATGCACGCCAACAAGCGCGAGGAGCGCCCGACGGCGATCGCCGGCCAGATCGTCGCGGTCATGGGTCTGAAGGACACCACGACCGGCGACACCCTGTCCGACCCGTCCAACCAGGTCGTGCTCGAGTCGATGACGTTCCCGGCCCCGGTCATCAACGTCGCCATCGAGCCCAAGACCAAGGGCGACCAGGAGAAGCTGTCGACCGCGATCCAGCGGCTGGCCGAGGAGGACCCGTCCTTCCAGGTCCGCCGTGACGAGGAGACCGGCCAGACGGTCATCTGGGGCATGGGCGAGCTTCACCTGGAGATCCTCGTCGACCGCATGCGTCGCGAGTTCAAGGTCGAGGCCAACGTCGGCCGCCCGCAGGTCGCCTACCGCGAGACCATCCGCCGCAAGGTGGAGAAGATCGACTACACCCACAAGAAGCAGACCGGTGGTTCCGGTCAGTTCGCGCGGGTGATCATCGACCTCGAGCCGCTCGGTGAGGGCAACGACGGCTACGAGTTCGAGAACAAGGTCACGGGTGGCCGCGTCCCGAGGGAGTACATCCCGTCGGTCGACGCAGGCGCCCAGGAGGCCGCCGAGTTCGGCGTGCTGGCCGGCTACCCGATGGTGGGCGTGAAGGTGACGCTCCAGGACGGTGCCGCGCACGACGTCGACTCCTCGGAGATGGCCTTCAAGATCGCCGGCTCGATGGCCTTCAAGGAGGCCGCGCGCAAGGCGGACGCCGTTCTTCTCGAGCCGATGATGGCCGTCGAGGTCACCACGCCCGAGGACTACATGGGTGATGTCATCGGTGACCTCAACGGTCGCCGCGGGCAGATCCAGGCGATGGACGAGCGGGCCGGTGCCCGTGTCGTCCAGGCGCTCGTGCCGCTGTCTGAGATGTTCGGCTACGTGGGCGACCTGCGTAGCAAGACGCAGGGGCGCGCGAGCTACAGCATGCAGTTCGACTCCTACGCGGAGGTGCCTCCGGGCATCGCCAAGGAGATCGTCGCGAAGGCCCGGGGCGAGTAG
- the tuf gene encoding elongation factor Tu has translation MGKAKFERTKPHMNIGTIGHIDHGKTTLTAAITKVLHDRYPELNKATPFDKIDKAPEEKARGITISIAHVEYQTEKRHYAHVDCPGHADYVKNMITGAAQMDGAILVVAATDGPMPQTKEHVLLARQVGVPYIVVALNKSDMVDDEEILELVELEVRELLSAQEFPGDDLPVVRVSALKALEGDEKWADSIIELMNAVDENVPEPPRETEKPFLMPVEDVFSITGRGTVVTGRIERGIVKVNEQVDIIGIKPEKTTTTVTSIEMFNKMLDEGHAGDNAALLLRGIKRDDVERGQCIIKPGTTTPHTEFEGQVYILSKDEGGRHTPFFNNYRPQFYFRTTDVTGVVNLPEGTEMVMPGDNTEMRVELIQPIAMEEGLKFAIREGGRTVGAGRVTKIIK, from the coding sequence GTGGGCAAGGCCAAGTTCGAGCGGACCAAGCCGCACATGAACATCGGCACCATTGGACACATCGACCACGGCAAGACCACGCTGACCGCGGCGATCACCAAGGTGCTTCACGACCGTTACCCCGAGCTCAACAAGGCGACCCCGTTCGACAAGATCGACAAGGCGCCCGAGGAGAAGGCTCGCGGCATCACGATCTCCATCGCGCACGTCGAGTACCAGACCGAGAAGCGCCACTACGCCCACGTGGACTGCCCCGGTCACGCCGACTACGTGAAGAACATGATCACCGGTGCCGCCCAGATGGACGGCGCCATCCTGGTGGTCGCCGCCACCGACGGCCCGATGCCGCAGACGAAGGAGCACGTCCTCCTGGCCCGCCAGGTCGGCGTCCCCTACATCGTCGTGGCCCTCAACAAGTCCGACATGGTGGACGACGAGGAGATCCTGGAGCTCGTCGAGCTCGAGGTCCGCGAGCTGCTGTCGGCGCAGGAGTTCCCCGGCGACGACCTGCCCGTGGTGCGCGTGTCCGCGCTCAAGGCCCTCGAGGGCGACGAGAAGTGGGCCGACAGCATCATCGAGCTCATGAACGCCGTGGACGAGAACGTGCCCGAGCCGCCGCGTGAGACGGAGAAGCCGTTCCTCATGCCGGTCGAGGACGTCTTCTCGATCACCGGTCGCGGCACGGTCGTCACCGGCCGTATCGAGCGCGGCATCGTCAAGGTCAACGAGCAGGTCGACATCATCGGCATCAAGCCGGAGAAGACGACCACCACCGTCACCAGCATCGAGATGTTCAACAAGATGCTCGACGAGGGTCACGCCGGTGACAACGCCGCCCTGCTGCTCCGCGGCATCAAGCGCGACGACGTCGAGCGCGGCCAGTGCATCATCAAGCCGGGCACGACCACTCCGCACACCGAGTTCGAGGGCCAGGTCTACATCCTGTCCAAGGACGAGGGCGGCCGGCACACGCCGTTCTTCAACAACTACCGCCCGCAGTTCTACTTCCGTACGACGGACGTGACCGGCGTGGTGAACCTCCCCGAGGGCACCGAGATGGTCATGCCGGGCGACAACACCGAGATGCGCGTTGAGCTGATCCAGCCCATCGCCATGGAGGAAGGCCTGAAGTTCGCGATCCGTGAGGGTGGCCGCACCGTCGGCGCCGGTCGGGTCACGAAGATCATCAAGTAG
- the rpsJ gene encoding 30S ribosomal protein S10, whose translation MAGQKIRIRLKAYDHEVIDSSAKKIVETVTRTGAKVAGPVPLPTEKNVYCVIRSPHKYKDSREHFEMRTHKRLIDIIDPTPKTVDSLMRLDLPAGVDISIKL comes from the coding sequence ATGGCGGGACAGAAGATCCGCATCCGGCTTAAGGCCTATGACCACGAGGTCATCGACAGCTCGGCCAAGAAGATCGTCGAGACGGTGACGCGGACTGGCGCGAAGGTCGCGGGCCCGGTGCCGCTGCCGACCGAGAAGAACGTGTACTGCGTCATCCGCTCGCCGCACAAGTACAAGGACAGCCGCGAGCACTTCGAGATGCGCACGCACAAGCGGCTGATTGACATCATCGACCCGACCCCCAAGACGGTCGACTCGCTCATGCGGCTCGACCTCCCCGCGGGTGTCGACATTTCGATCAAGCTCTGA
- the rplC gene encoding 50S ribosomal protein L3, with product MAKTIKGVLGKKLGMTQVFDADNRIVPVTVVEAGPCVVTRVRTAEKDGYAAVQLGYGQVDPRKVNKPLGDYLRKHDITPRRYFAEIRTDDASDYTIGQELLADTFEAGQFVDVTGKSKGKGFAGVMKRHGFAGLGASHGTQRKHRSPGSIGGCATPGRVFKGLRMAGRMGNVRTTVQSLKVHAVDAEKGLILIKGAIPGANGSLVLVRTAAKKGAAK from the coding sequence ATGGCTAAGACGATCAAGGGCGTCCTGGGCAAGAAGCTCGGCATGACCCAGGTCTTCGACGCGGACAACCGGATCGTACCGGTGACCGTGGTCGAGGCCGGTCCGTGCGTGGTGACCCGGGTCCGCACCGCGGAGAAGGACGGCTACGCCGCCGTCCAGCTCGGCTACGGGCAGGTCGACCCCCGGAAGGTCAACAAGCCGCTCGGCGACTACCTGCGCAAGCACGACATCACCCCGCGCCGTTACTTCGCGGAGATCCGCACCGACGACGCGAGCGACTACACCATCGGCCAGGAGCTGCTGGCCGACACCTTCGAGGCCGGCCAGTTCGTCGACGTGACGGGCAAGAGCAAGGGCAAGGGCTTCGCCGGTGTCATGAAGCGGCACGGCTTCGCTGGTCTGGGCGCGTCGCACGGTACGCAGCGCAAGCACCGCTCGCCGGGTTCCATCGGTGGCTGCGCCACCCCGGGCCGCGTTTTCAAGGGTCTGCGCATGGCTGGCCGGATGGGTAACGTCCGCACCACCGTGCAGAGCCTCAAGGTTCACGCCGTGGACGCCGAGAAGGGTCTCATCCTCATCAAGGGTGCGATTCCCGGCGCCAACGGCAGCCTGGTCCTCGTCCGTACCGCTGCCAAGAAGGGGGCTGCCAAGTGA
- the rplD gene encoding 50S ribosomal protein L4, translating to MSTTIDVLDASGAKAGTVDLPEDIFGAKVNVPLIHQVVVAQLAARRQGTHKTKTRGEVSGGGKKPYRQKGTGRARQGSTRAPQFAGGGVVHGPVPRDYSQRTPKKMKSAALRGALSDRASGNRVHVVSSLVTGETPKTKAALEALRKITQAPRVLVVVDEADELTWLSLRNAPEVHLLDAGQLNTYDVLVHDDVVFTQEAYDQVVARLSNSGKEEA from the coding sequence GTGAGCACCACTATTGACGTCCTCGACGCCAGCGGCGCGAAGGCCGGCACCGTCGACCTCCCCGAGGACATCTTCGGGGCCAAGGTCAACGTTCCGCTGATCCACCAGGTGGTCGTGGCCCAGCTCGCCGCTCGCCGGCAGGGCACCCACAAGACCAAGACCCGCGGTGAGGTCTCCGGCGGCGGCAAGAAGCCGTACCGCCAGAAGGGCACCGGCCGCGCCCGTCAGGGCTCGACCCGCGCGCCGCAGTTCGCCGGCGGTGGCGTCGTGCACGGCCCCGTGCCGCGCGACTACTCCCAGCGCACGCCCAAGAAGATGAAGTCCGCCGCGCTGCGCGGCGCGCTGTCCGACCGCGCGAGCGGCAACCGCGTGCACGTGGTCAGCTCGCTGGTCACGGGGGAGACCCCGAAGACCAAGGCGGCGCTGGAGGCCCTGCGCAAGATCACCCAGGCTCCGCGTGTCCTCGTCGTGGTCGACGAGGCCGACGAGCTGACCTGGCTGAGCCTGCGCAACGCTCCCGAGGTCCACCTGCTGGACGCCGGGCAGCTCAACACCTACGACGTGCTCGTGCACGACGACGTGGTCTTCACCCAGGAGGCCTACGACCAGGTCGTCGCTCGCCTGAGCAACAGCGGGAAGGAAGAGGCCTGA
- the rplW gene encoding 50S ribosomal protein L23, which produces MEKIADPRDVIIKPVVSEKSYGLIDENNKYTFLVKKTANKTQVKIAVEQIFGVKVTSVNTINRQGKRKRTRTGYGKRPDTKRAIVSLVEGDRIDIFGQIG; this is translated from the coding sequence ATGGAGAAGATCGCCGACCCGCGCGACGTCATCATCAAGCCGGTCGTCTCCGAGAAGAGCTACGGCCTGATCGATGAGAACAACAAGTACACGTTCCTGGTGAAGAAGACCGCGAACAAGACCCAGGTCAAGATCGCCGTCGAGCAGATCTTCGGGGTCAAGGTCACCAGCGTGAACACGATCAACCGGCAGGGCAAGCGCAAGCGCACCCGCACCGGCTACGGCAAGCGTCCCGACACCAAGCGCGCGATCGTGAGCCTGGTCGAGGGCGATCGGATCGACATCTTCGGTCAGATCGGCTAG
- the rplB gene encoding 50S ribosomal protein L2, producing MGIRKYKPTTPGRRGSSVSDFSEITRSEPEKSLLAPLHNKGGRNVHGRVTARHQGGGHKRAYRIIDFRRHDKDGIPAKVAHIEYDPNRTANIALLHYADGEKRYIIAPTGLKQGDRIENGPAADIKTGNCLPLRNIPTGTFIHAVELRPGGGAKLGRSAGAQIQLLAKEGQYATLRMPSGEMRMVDVRCRATVGQVGNAEQANINWGKAGRMRWKGKRPTVRGVAMNPVDHPHGGGEGKTSGGRHPVNPKGKPEGRTRQANKASDRLIIRRRSKRKKR from the coding sequence ATGGGCATCCGTAAATACAAGCCGACGACTCCCGGTCGCCGCGGATCGAGTGTCTCGGACTTCTCCGAGATCACCCGCAGCGAGCCCGAGAAGTCGCTGCTTGCGCCCCTTCACAACAAGGGCGGCCGCAACGTGCACGGCCGGGTGACCGCACGCCACCAGGGCGGCGGCCACAAGCGCGCCTACCGGATCATCGACTTCCGTAGGCATGACAAGGACGGCATCCCGGCGAAGGTCGCTCACATCGAGTACGACCCCAACCGCACCGCCAACATCGCTCTGCTGCACTACGCCGACGGTGAGAAGCGCTACATCATCGCGCCGACGGGCCTCAAGCAGGGCGACCGCATCGAGAACGGCCCCGCGGCCGACATCAAGACGGGCAACTGCCTGCCGCTGCGCAACATCCCGACCGGTACCTTCATCCACGCGGTGGAGCTCCGTCCGGGCGGCGGCGCCAAGCTCGGTCGTTCCGCCGGAGCCCAGATCCAGCTGCTCGCCAAGGAAGGCCAGTACGCCACCCTGCGTATGCCGTCCGGTGAGATGCGCATGGTCGACGTGCGCTGCCGGGCGACGGTCGGCCAGGTCGGCAACGCCGAGCAGGCCAACATCAACTGGGGCAAGGCCGGCCGTATGCGGTGGAAGGGCAAGCGCCCCACCGTCCGCGGTGTCGCGATGAACCCCGTGGACCACCCGCACGGTGGTGGTGAGGGCAAGACCTCCGGTGGTCGCCACCCGGTGAACCCGAAGGGCAAGCCCGAGGGCCGCACCCGCCAGGCGAACAAGGCCAGCGACCGGCTGATCATCCGGCGTCGCAGCAAGAGGAAGAAGCGGTAG
- the rpsS gene encoding 30S ribosomal protein S19, translating into MPRSLKKGPFVDDHLQKKVDVQNEKGTKNVIKTWSRRSMIVPDMLGHTIAVHDGRKHVPVFITESMIGHKLGEFAPTRTFRSHVKEDRRSRR; encoded by the coding sequence ATGCCACGTAGCCTTAAGAAGGGTCCCTTCGTGGACGACCACCTGCAGAAGAAGGTGGACGTCCAGAACGAGAAGGGCACCAAGAACGTCATCAAGACGTGGTCGCGGCGCTCCATGATCGTTCCCGACATGCTCGGGCACACGATCGCCGTGCACGACGGCCGTAAGCACGTCCCGGTGTTCATCACCGAGTCGATGATCGGTCACAAGCTCGGAGAGTTCGCCCCGACGCGGACGTTCCGCAGCCACGTCAAGGAAGACCGGCGCAGCCGGCGATAG
- the rplV gene encoding 50S ribosomal protein L22 → MEARAQARFVRVTPQKARRVVDLIRGLPASEAQAVLQFAPQSASEPIYKVLSSAMANAEHNFDLDPQTLVVSRAWVDEGPTLKRFRPRAQGRAYRINKRTSHITVIVESREPKGRTR, encoded by the coding sequence ATGGAAGCCAGGGCTCAGGCGCGGTTCGTCCGCGTCACGCCCCAGAAGGCCCGCCGTGTGGTGGACCTCATTCGCGGGCTGCCCGCTTCGGAGGCGCAGGCCGTGCTGCAGTTCGCTCCCCAGTCGGCGAGCGAGCCGATCTACAAGGTGCTCAGCAGCGCCATGGCGAACGCCGAGCACAACTTCGACCTCGACCCGCAGACGCTCGTCGTCAGCCGGGCCTGGGTCGACGAGGGCCCGACGCTGAAGCGGTTCCGCCCGCGCGCACAGGGTCGTGCCTATCGGATCAACAAGCGGACGAGCCACATCACCGTGATCGTGGAGTCCCGCGAGCCGAAGGGAAGGACCCGATAG
- the rpsC gene encoding 30S ribosomal protein S3 yields MGQKVNPHGFRLGITTDFKSRWYADKLYKSYVAEDVAIRRMLQKGMERAGISKVEIERTTDRVQVDIHTARPGIVIGRRGAEADRIRGDLEKLTKKQVQLNILEVKNPEIDAQLVAQGVAEQLSSRVSFRRAMRKAMQSAMKSGAKGIRVQCSGRLGGAEMSRSEFYREGRVPLHTLRADIDYGFYEARTTFGRIGVKVWIYKGEAPTSRAEREAAAAGARAGQRRERDDRRGGGERPRRGGDRARRGSRAPRTEAAAQAAPETGPAAQPGAEGS; encoded by the coding sequence GTGGGCCAGAAGGTTAACCCGCACGGGTTCCGCCTCGGCATCACGACCGACTTCAAGAGCCGGTGGTACGCCGACAAGCTGTACAAGTCCTACGTCGCCGAGGACGTGGCGATCCGCCGCATGCTGCAGAAGGGCATGGAGCGGGCCGGCATCTCCAAGGTCGAGATCGAGCGCACCACGGACCGCGTCCAGGTGGACATCCACACCGCGCGTCCCGGCATCGTGATCGGCCGCCGCGGCGCCGAGGCCGACCGCATCCGCGGTGACCTGGAGAAGCTGACCAAGAAGCAGGTCCAGCTCAACATCCTCGAGGTCAAGAACCCGGAGATCGACGCGCAGCTCGTCGCGCAGGGCGTGGCCGAGCAGCTGTCCAGCCGTGTCTCGTTCCGCCGCGCCATGCGCAAGGCGATGCAGTCGGCCATGAAGTCCGGCGCCAAGGGCATCCGTGTCCAGTGCTCCGGTCGTCTGGGCGGCGCCGAGATGTCGAGGTCGGAGTTCTACCGTGAGGGCCGCGTGCCGCTGCACACGCTCCGCGCGGACATCGACTACGGCTTCTACGAGGCCCGTACGACCTTCGGCCGCATCGGCGTGAAGGTCTGGATCTACAAGGGCGAGGCTCCGACCAGCCGCGCCGAGCGCGAGGCGGCTGCCGCCGGCGCCCGGGCCGGCCAGCGTCGCGAGCGTGACGACCGTCGCGGTGGCGGCGAGCGTCCGCGCCGTGGCGGCGACCGCGCGCGCCGCGGTAGCCGCGCCCCCCGCACCGAGGCGGCCGCGCAGGCCGCCCCCGAGACCGGCCCGGCCGCGCAGCCGGGTGCTGAAGGGAGCTGA
- the rplP gene encoding 50S ribosomal protein L16, with protein sequence MLIPRRVKHRKQHRPDRSGAAKGGTRVVFGEFGIQAVEHSYVTNRQIESARIAMTRHIRRGGKVWINIYPDRPLTKKPAETRMGSGKGSPEWWIANVKPGRVMFELSGVAEPVAREALQRAIHKLPMKCKIVKREVGEA encoded by the coding sequence ATGCTGATCCCGCGCAGGGTCAAGCACCGCAAGCAGCACCGGCCCGACCGCAGCGGAGCCGCCAAGGGCGGCACCAGGGTCGTGTTCGGCGAGTTCGGCATTCAGGCCGTTGAGCACTCCTACGTGACCAACCGCCAGATCGAGTCGGCTCGTATCGCCATGACCCGTCACATCCGCCGTGGCGGCAAGGTGTGGATCAACATCTACCCCGACCGTCCGCTCACCAAGAAGCCGGCCGAGACCCGCATGGGTTCCGGTAAGGGTTCGCCTGAGTGGTGGATCGCCAACGTCAAGCCCGGACGTGTGATGTTCGAGCTGTCCGGCGTGGCGGAGCCGGTCGCTCGCGAAGCGCTTCAGCGTGCGATCCACAAGCTCCCGATGAAGTGCAAGATCGTTAAGCGTGAAGTGGGTGAGGCGTGA
- the rpmC gene encoding 50S ribosomal protein L29 produces MAKGLTAGELRVEDQDTLVQKLKEAKEELFNLRFQAATGQLESHGRLRAVRREIARIYTVMRERELGIVTVEKESSDG; encoded by the coding sequence ATGGCTAAGGGCCTGACCGCCGGCGAGCTGCGAGTGGAGGACCAGGACACCCTGGTCCAGAAGCTCAAGGAGGCGAAGGAGGAGCTGTTCAACCTCCGCTTCCAGGCGGCGACCGGTCAGTTGGAGAGCCACGGGCGGCTGCGGGCCGTCCGCCGCGAGATCGCCCGTATCTACACCGTGATGCGCGAGCGGGAGCTCGGCATCGTCACGGTCGAGAAGGAGTCGAGCGATGGCTGA
- the rpsQ gene encoding 30S ribosomal protein S17: MADETTTSTETAEAADAQRNFRKVREGLVVSDKMDKTVVVAVEDRVKHRLYGKVIRRTTKYKAHDEANACGVGDRVLLMETRPLSATKRWRVVEILEKAK; this comes from the coding sequence ATGGCTGACGAGACCACCACCAGCACCGAGACCGCCGAGGCCGCGGACGCGCAGCGGAACTTCCGCAAGGTGCGCGAGGGCCTCGTCGTCAGCGACAAGATGGACAAGACCGTCGTCGTCGCCGTCGAGGACCGCGTCAAGCACCGCCTGTACGGCAAGGTCATCCGCCGGACGACCAAGTACAAGGCGCACGACGAGGCCAACGCCTGCGGCGTCGGCGACCGCGTGCTGCTGATGGAGACCCGCCCCCTCTCCGCCACCAAGCGGTGGAGGGTCGTGGAGATCCTCGAGAAGGCCAAGTAA
- the rplN gene encoding 50S ribosomal protein L14 produces the protein MIQQESRLKVADNTGAKEILCIRVLGGSGRRYAGIGDVIVATVKDALPGSTGVKKGDVVKAVIVRTVKERRRPDGSYIRFDENAAVIIKDSGDPRGTRIFGPVGRELRDKKFMRIISLAPEVL, from the coding sequence GTGATCCAGCAGGAGTCGCGGCTCAAGGTCGCCGACAACACGGGCGCGAAGGAGATCCTTTGCATCCGTGTGCTCGGCGGCTCGGGCCGACGCTACGCCGGTATCGGCGACGTGATCGTCGCCACTGTCAAGGACGCGCTGCCGGGCAGCACGGGCGTCAAGAAGGGCGACGTGGTCAAGGCCGTCATCGTCCGCACGGTCAAGGAGCGCCGCCGGCCCGACGGCTCCTACATCCGCTTCGACGAGAACGCCGCCGTCATCATCAAGGACAGCGGTGACCCTCGTGGCACTCGTATCTTCGGCCCGGTCGGCCGCGAGCTGCGTGACAAGAAGTTCATGCGCATCATCTCGCTCGCCCCGGAGGTGCTGTAA
- the rplX gene encoding 50S ribosomal protein L24 has product MPKLHVKKGDLVEVIAGKDKGAKGRIIATLPREDRVVVEGVNMIKKHEKETHQGPRGAKTGGVQTMEGPIHASNVKKLKDDKPADKKADDKKADEKTGEDS; this is encoded by the coding sequence ATGCCGAAGCTGCACGTGAAGAAGGGTGACCTGGTCGAGGTCATCGCCGGCAAGGACAAGGGCGCCAAGGGCCGGATCATCGCCACGCTCCCGCGCGAGGACCGCGTGGTGGTCGAGGGCGTCAACATGATCAAGAAGCACGAGAAGGAGACCCACCAGGGTCCGCGCGGCGCCAAGACCGGCGGCGTGCAGACCATGGAGGGCCCCATCCACGCCTCGAACGTGAAGAAGCTCAAGGACGACAAGCCCGCCGACAAGAAGGCCGACGACAAGAAGGCCGACGAGAAGACGGGTGAGGACAGCTGA
- the rplE gene encoding 50S ribosomal protein L5: MTATTTETERPTPRLKTKYREEIVGQLREQFDIKNVMQIPGLTKIKVNMGVGEAARDSKLIEGAVRDLTAITGQKPAVVRARKSIAQFKLREGMPIGAHVTLRGDRMWEFLDRLLALALPRIRDFRGLSPKQFDGNGNYTFGLTEQVMFHEVDQDKVDRPRGMDITIVTTATNDDQGRALLKLLGFPFKEA, translated from the coding sequence ATGACCGCCACCACCACCGAGACCGAGCGCCCGACGCCCCGTCTCAAGACGAAGTACCGCGAGGAGATCGTCGGACAGCTTCGCGAGCAGTTCGACATCAAGAACGTCATGCAGATCCCCGGTCTGACCAAGATCAAGGTCAACATGGGTGTCGGCGAGGCGGCTCGTGACTCCAAGCTGATCGAGGGCGCCGTCCGCGACCTCACCGCGATCACCGGCCAGAAGCCGGCCGTCGTCCGGGCCCGCAAGTCCATCGCGCAGTTCAAGCTGCGCGAGGGCATGCCGATCGGCGCGCACGTCACGCTGCGCGGCGACCGCATGTGGGAGTTCCTGGACCGGCTGCTGGCCCTCGCGCTGCCCCGTATCCGGGACTTCCGCGGCCTTTCGCCCAAGCAGTTCGACGGCAACGGGAACTACACCTTCGGTCTGACCGAGCAGGTCATGTTCCACGAGGTCGACCAGGACAAGGTCGACCGGCCGCGCGGTATGGACATCACGATCGTGACCACCGCGACCAACGACGACCAGGGCCGGGCGCTGCTGAAGCTCCTCGGCTTCCCGTTCAAGGAGGCCTGA
- a CDS encoding type Z 30S ribosomal protein S14, translating to MAKKSLIAKAGRKQKFEVRAYTRCSRCGRPRAVYRKFGLCRVCFREMAHRGELPGITKSSW from the coding sequence ATGGCGAAGAAGTCGCTGATCGCCAAGGCGGGGCGCAAGCAGAAGTTCGAGGTCCGGGCCTACACCCGGTGCTCGCGGTGCGGCCGTCCCCGCGCCGTCTACAGGAAGTTCGGGCTGTGCCGCGTGTGCTTCCGCGAGATGGCGCACCGGGGCGAGCTGCCCGGCATCACCAAGTCGAGCTGGTAG